Proteins encoded within one genomic window of Prauserella marina:
- a CDS encoding YbaB/EbfC family nucleoid-associated protein, translating to MFSPLHDQIDEAMREMRAKQEELAGAFDKLREVTATATSKDRAIQATVDSQGKLTELALTGKRWRDMAPKELGAKIVEVVTEAQDQAAAATGAAMAGFLPDGLDLDRLRESGPDLEAMFDDALKDEGTWRR from the coding sequence ATGTTTTCTCCCTTGCACGACCAGATCGACGAGGCGATGCGCGAGATGCGCGCCAAACAGGAGGAGCTGGCGGGTGCCTTCGACAAGCTCCGTGAGGTCACGGCGACCGCGACGTCGAAGGACCGCGCGATACAGGCCACTGTGGACAGTCAGGGCAAGCTCACGGAGCTGGCGCTGACCGGAAAACGGTGGCGGGACATGGCTCCGAAGGAACTCGGCGCGAAGATCGTCGAGGTGGTCACCGAAGCCCAGGATCAAGCGGCCGCCGCGACCGGCGCGGCGATGGCGGGTTTCCTTCCGGATGGCCTCGACCTCGATCGGCTGCGCGAGTCGGGACCTGACCTGGAGGCCATGTTCGACGACGCGCTCAAGGACGAGGGGACGTGGCGGCGATGA
- the eccB gene encoding type VII secretion protein EccB — MYGRREQAEAHSFLVGRILAAVLRTDPDAPVRPLRRTTVGLAVGLAVAVLVGGIVLAVSFLTGKGGDAWRDEPGTLVVDEDSGNRYLLVEGRLRPVLNYASARLLVEGNPPIATVNAKDLADFPKGAPVGIAGAPDALPSPGAGGQPWTVCAGVGDGESAVAVSVGTPVGVRPLDEGEAALVRTGDQLYLAWNGHKLRVTEDWVPRALGMDPAKAVAVDSAWLNTLPSGPDIGAPPVEHGGSGPEVAGAPTELGQLVTAPDAVGDTTFVVTHGGLMPVSPLVATLIGADPELSLPPTMTLTPAELATQQVTPAPVWQAELPGRPPSALDSETRMPCVRWENDKAILATTENLDGSSASSDPAGVTRDGRVADLVDVTPGAGMIARTRPAPGVPGAGVYLITEAGAKFPVADAEAAEALGFSVDSAALVPAELLALLPTGPVLDIPEPSIVQPNQAQPN, encoded by the coding sequence ATGTACGGCAGGCGTGAGCAGGCCGAGGCTCATTCGTTTCTGGTCGGCCGGATTCTCGCGGCGGTGCTGCGAACCGATCCGGACGCGCCCGTTCGCCCGTTGCGGCGCACCACCGTCGGCCTCGCGGTCGGCCTCGCGGTCGCCGTGCTCGTGGGAGGCATCGTGCTCGCCGTCTCCTTCCTCACCGGCAAGGGCGGCGACGCCTGGCGGGACGAGCCGGGCACCCTCGTCGTCGACGAGGACTCCGGAAACCGGTACCTGCTCGTCGAAGGCAGGCTGCGGCCGGTACTCAACTACGCCTCGGCGAGGCTGCTCGTCGAGGGCAACCCGCCCATCGCGACGGTCAACGCCAAGGATCTCGCCGACTTCCCGAAGGGCGCGCCGGTCGGGATCGCGGGCGCGCCGGACGCGTTGCCCTCGCCAGGCGCTGGCGGTCAGCCGTGGACGGTGTGCGCGGGAGTCGGCGATGGCGAGTCGGCCGTCGCCGTGAGCGTCGGAACGCCGGTGGGTGTGAGGCCGCTCGACGAAGGCGAAGCGGCGCTCGTGCGCACGGGGGATCAGCTCTACCTCGCCTGGAATGGCCACAAGCTGCGCGTCACCGAGGACTGGGTCCCGAGGGCGCTCGGCATGGACCCGGCCAAGGCCGTCGCGGTGGACTCGGCGTGGCTCAACACCCTGCCTTCCGGTCCTGACATCGGTGCGCCGCCGGTGGAGCACGGCGGCTCCGGTCCCGAGGTCGCCGGAGCACCGACCGAACTCGGCCAGCTGGTCACCGCGCCGGATGCGGTCGGCGACACGACGTTCGTCGTCACGCATGGCGGGCTGATGCCGGTGTCGCCGCTCGTCGCCACGCTCATCGGCGCCGATCCGGAACTGTCGCTGCCACCGACCATGACCCTCACCCCGGCTGAGCTGGCGACCCAGCAGGTCACACCGGCCCCGGTGTGGCAGGCGGAACTGCCTGGGAGGCCGCCGTCGGCACTCGACTCCGAGACCCGGATGCCGTGCGTCCGCTGGGAAAACGACAAGGCGATTCTCGCGACCACGGAAAATCTCGACGGCTCCTCGGCGAGCAGCGACCCGGCCGGAGTCACCCGCGACGGGCGAGTGGCCGACCTGGTCGACGTGACTCCCGGCGCGGGCATGATCGCCCGCACCCGTCCCGCCCCCGGCGTACCGGGCGCGGGTGTCTACCTGATCACCGAAGCAGGTGCGAAGTTCCCCGTCGCCGACGCGGAAGCCGCCGAGGCGCTCGGGTTCTCCGTCGACAGTGCCGCGCTGGTCCCCGCCGAGCTGCTGGCTCTGCTCCCGACCGGCCCGGTGCTCGACATCCCAGAACCGTCCATCGTCCAACCCAACCAAGCCCAACCCAACTGA
- the eccD gene encoding type VII secretion integral membrane protein EccD, producing the protein MTNSNAPATTQPASPGGSGEMCRLTICGPDSRVELAVPAHVPIADLMPTVLGYLDPALATTGLGHGGWVLQRLGGEVLDEDHGTAAAGLYDGDVLHLRPRDDQLPLADFDDLVDGIHTGLSGRPDSWRPELTRRLCVGLAGLLGLLAVLVATFTGEGTTTAIVSFFVGVALIAGGAVMARVLDDKPSGLTLGGAGVAAIGVAGLAMPAGSAGPSAWLSGAGVLAAAVAVAAAATGARAALGVARAAFLAVACGAVLTALGCVLGLLIGLGAQGTAAVLMAMVLAVTRAAPQLATWLAGLSAEPVPITPGEFQKGLDPLPSKDVLERAARADVHLTAFMVVLGAVSTAALLVVSATLEWDTVALTLVVAVLLLLQSRELNGTWHRLAALVPACAALTSVSLRWALDLPLLGQLCVVVGLLGLAGNAVAGAHVLPGRRLVPKWGRIGDFLHWACSLAVLALVLTITGFYGWVASWL; encoded by the coding sequence GTGACGAACTCGAACGCTCCGGCGACCACCCAGCCGGCTTCCCCCGGTGGTTCAGGGGAAATGTGCAGGCTCACCATCTGCGGCCCGGACTCCCGCGTCGAACTGGCCGTACCGGCTCACGTGCCGATCGCCGACCTCATGCCGACGGTGCTCGGATACCTCGATCCCGCGCTCGCGACCACCGGTCTCGGGCACGGCGGCTGGGTGTTGCAGCGGCTCGGCGGGGAGGTACTGGACGAGGACCACGGCACCGCGGCGGCAGGGCTCTACGACGGTGACGTCCTGCACCTGCGGCCACGCGACGACCAGTTGCCGCTGGCCGACTTCGACGACCTGGTCGACGGAATCCACACCGGACTGTCGGGGCGGCCGGACAGCTGGCGGCCCGAGCTGACCCGCCGGTTGTGCGTCGGTCTCGCCGGGCTGCTCGGGCTGCTCGCCGTTCTGGTCGCCACGTTCACCGGGGAGGGAACGACCACCGCGATCGTGTCGTTCTTCGTCGGCGTCGCGTTGATCGCGGGCGGCGCCGTGATGGCGCGAGTGCTCGACGACAAGCCGAGCGGGCTCACGCTCGGCGGTGCCGGTGTCGCCGCGATCGGCGTCGCCGGGCTCGCGATGCCCGCGGGCTCCGCCGGCCCCTCGGCCTGGCTCTCCGGGGCAGGGGTGCTCGCGGCGGCCGTGGCCGTCGCGGCGGCGGCCACCGGCGCGAGGGCCGCGCTCGGTGTGGCGCGGGCCGCGTTCCTCGCTGTGGCGTGCGGCGCCGTGCTGACGGCGCTGGGTTGCGTGCTCGGATTGCTGATCGGGCTCGGCGCGCAGGGCACGGCGGCGGTCCTCATGGCGATGGTTCTCGCCGTGACGAGGGCGGCGCCGCAGCTGGCGACCTGGCTCGCCGGGCTCTCAGCCGAACCTGTTCCCATCACGCCGGGTGAGTTCCAGAAGGGGCTGGATCCCTTGCCGAGCAAGGACGTCCTCGAACGCGCGGCGAGGGCCGACGTGCATCTCACCGCGTTCATGGTCGTGCTCGGCGCCGTGAGTACCGCCGCGCTGCTCGTCGTCTCGGCGACGCTGGAATGGGACACCGTCGCGCTGACCCTCGTCGTGGCCGTGTTGCTGCTGCTGCAATCCCGCGAGCTGAACGGGACCTGGCACCGGCTCGCGGCGCTCGTGCCCGCGTGCGCGGCACTGACGTCGGTGTCGTTGCGCTGGGCGCTCGATCTGCCGTTGCTCGGCCAGTTGTGCGTCGTCGTCGGCCTGCTCGGTCTGGCGGGCAACGCCGTGGCAGGCGCACACGTGCTGCCAGGCCGCAGGCTCGTACCGAAGTGGGGCCGGATCGGCGACTTCCTGCATTGGGCGTGCTCGCTAGCCGTGCTGGCGCTCGTACTCACCATCACCGGCTTCTACGGCTGGGTCGCCTCCTGGCTGTGA
- the eccCa gene encoding type VII secretion protein EccCa yields MTTTLFRRPNREKPPEMPSGELSLQEPPSLPETVGRDFLSAMMMLPMMMGGGVFMLIFIAPRNPALGMTMFGVMMLMALLMFVVQMARGGTERRGKMRGERRDYLRYLGQVRTQVKTAATKQRESLSWRHPDPGGLWSVAMSGRLWERRAAHGDFAEVRIGTGAQRLAIRMTPLATKPIADLEPLSARALRRFINAHGTVPDLPTSLFLRGFAKVRFFGDEEAIRGLSRAMLSQLVTFHAPEDLRIAVCAAPERVERWDWVKWLPHAQHPVEQDGAGQARLLADGVDALTELLDAELGERGRFEAAASPSSDEPYVVIVLDGVEVPAESRLAGTGYRNSVVLDVSGALGNAAGRTTLRLDVAEDQVDMVRTDRTGREMRTALCTPDLLSPPRAATLARTISPYRLGGTTDVAEPMVANFELPQLLGVNDLDNWDPAAYSRNGLTRDRFRIPLGITENGAPIELDIKESAQGGMGPHGLLIGATGSGKSELLRTLVLGMAMTHSSEILNFVLVDFKGGATFLGLDQLPHVSAVITNLADEATLVTRMQDALHGELVRRQEFLRAAGNYSSLLDYEKARLSGVPLEPLPTLFVIVDEFSELLASNPDFGELFVMIGRLGRSLGVHLLLASQRIDDGRMHKLESHLSYRIGLRTFSAMESRSVIGVPDAYQLPSAPGNGYLRSDVATLSRFKAAYVSGPHRRRTREQRQEEVRRQVVPFGAVKLPAQAPDPAPAPAEPAESAENTDTGESVLSVAVDKMMEFGPPAHQVWLPPLAAPPTLDQLLPPLVPGPGRGLSAAGWPGSGRMVVPVGVVDKPFEQSRDLHVVDLSGAGGHVGVAGGPQSGKSNLLRTLIAAIALTHTPAEAQFYCLDFGGGTLSALDGLPHIGGIAGRLQAERVARTIAEVQTLLAEREKRFAEYEIESMAAYRERRAKGEFADDPHGDVFLVVDGWGALRSEFEQHDMALRALAGRGLAYGVHLVLTTNRWSDVHSALRDQLGTRLELRLGDSIDSVINMRKAAQVPQIPGRGMTPDQMHFLAAVPRIDGLDNTEGLADATRELGAAVAESWSGRRAPSVRMLPTVLPAEDLPAALPGPKVALGAGELDLKPVWHDFSDRPHLTIVGDSASGKTAALRLIARAITSVYTPEQAQILIVDPRRTLLESVPEPYRRGVAVSAPAAETMVREVTELLRERVPGTDISPARLRRRDWWTGPEIFVLVDDYDLLLGATGGPFTPMVELVPQAADIGLHMVMARAAAGSSRSAMEPVTRRLQESNTPELALSMPANELPLLNGSRGKQLPPGRALLVTRRDGIGLQIGWTEAPE; encoded by the coding sequence ATGACGACGACACTGTTCCGCAGGCCGAACCGGGAGAAACCGCCGGAGATGCCGAGCGGTGAGCTCTCGTTACAGGAGCCGCCCTCCCTGCCGGAAACCGTGGGAAGGGACTTCCTTTCCGCGATGATGATGCTGCCCATGATGATGGGCGGCGGCGTGTTCATGCTGATCTTCATCGCGCCGAGGAACCCGGCACTGGGTATGACCATGTTCGGCGTCATGATGCTGATGGCGTTGCTGATGTTCGTCGTCCAGATGGCGAGGGGCGGTACGGAGCGCAGAGGCAAGATGCGCGGTGAGCGGCGCGACTACCTGCGCTACCTCGGCCAGGTCAGGACCCAGGTGAAGACGGCGGCGACCAAGCAGCGGGAATCCCTTTCGTGGCGGCATCCCGATCCCGGCGGGCTGTGGTCGGTCGCGATGAGCGGGCGGCTGTGGGAGCGCCGCGCGGCGCACGGCGACTTCGCCGAGGTCCGCATCGGCACCGGCGCACAGCGGCTCGCGATCCGGATGACTCCGCTGGCCACCAAGCCGATCGCCGACCTCGAACCACTGTCGGCGCGGGCGCTGCGCCGGTTCATCAACGCCCACGGCACGGTTCCCGACTTGCCGACGTCGTTGTTCCTGCGCGGGTTCGCGAAGGTCCGGTTCTTCGGCGACGAGGAGGCTATTCGCGGCCTGAGCAGAGCAATGCTCTCCCAGCTCGTGACCTTTCACGCGCCGGAGGACCTGCGGATCGCGGTGTGCGCCGCACCGGAGCGGGTCGAGCGCTGGGACTGGGTGAAGTGGCTGCCGCACGCCCAGCACCCGGTCGAGCAGGACGGCGCGGGCCAGGCCAGGCTGCTCGCCGACGGGGTGGACGCGCTCACCGAATTGCTCGACGCCGAACTCGGCGAGCGGGGCCGGTTCGAGGCCGCCGCTTCACCCAGTTCCGACGAGCCCTACGTCGTGATCGTCCTCGACGGTGTCGAGGTGCCCGCCGAGTCACGGCTCGCGGGTACCGGGTACCGGAACTCGGTGGTGCTCGACGTTTCCGGGGCGCTCGGAAACGCGGCGGGCCGGACCACCCTGCGGCTGGACGTCGCCGAGGACCAGGTCGACATGGTGCGCACCGACCGCACCGGAAGGGAAATGCGCACCGCGCTGTGCACCCCCGACCTGCTGAGCCCGCCGAGGGCGGCGACGCTCGCGCGGACCATCTCGCCCTACCGGCTCGGCGGCACCACCGACGTCGCGGAACCGATGGTCGCGAACTTCGAACTGCCGCAACTGCTTGGCGTCAACGACCTCGACAACTGGGATCCCGCCGCGTACTCGCGCAACGGGCTGACCCGCGACCGGTTCCGCATTCCGCTCGGCATCACGGAAAACGGGGCGCCGATCGAACTGGACATCAAGGAGTCGGCGCAGGGCGGCATGGGCCCGCACGGCCTGCTGATCGGCGCGACCGGCTCCGGCAAGTCCGAACTGCTGCGCACACTGGTGCTCGGCATGGCGATGACGCATTCCTCGGAGATCCTGAACTTCGTACTCGTGGACTTCAAGGGTGGCGCCACGTTCCTCGGTCTCGACCAGCTTCCTCACGTGTCAGCGGTGATCACGAACCTCGCCGACGAAGCGACGCTGGTGACGAGGATGCAGGACGCGCTGCACGGGGAACTGGTGCGCCGCCAGGAGTTCCTGCGCGCGGCCGGAAACTACAGTTCGCTGCTGGATTACGAGAAGGCCCGGCTTTCCGGGGTTCCGCTCGAACCGCTGCCGACCTTGTTCGTGATCGTCGACGAGTTTTCCGAACTGCTCGCGTCCAATCCGGACTTCGGCGAGCTGTTCGTGATGATCGGCAGGCTGGGCCGTTCGCTCGGCGTCCACCTGCTGCTCGCCAGTCAGCGCATCGACGACGGCCGCATGCACAAGCTGGAAAGCCATCTCTCATACCGGATCGGGCTGCGGACGTTCTCCGCGATGGAGAGCAGGTCGGTGATCGGGGTTCCGGATGCCTACCAGCTGCCGAGCGCGCCTGGTAACGGCTACCTGCGTAGTGACGTGGCGACCCTGAGCCGGTTCAAGGCAGCGTACGTGTCGGGTCCGCACCGCAGGCGCACGCGCGAACAGCGGCAGGAGGAGGTGCGTCGGCAGGTCGTACCTTTCGGAGCCGTCAAGCTTCCCGCGCAGGCGCCGGACCCAGCCCCTGCCCCAGCGGAGCCTGCCGAAAGCGCCGAGAACACCGATACCGGTGAGTCGGTGTTGTCGGTCGCGGTGGACAAGATGATGGAGTTCGGCCCGCCGGCGCACCAGGTGTGGCTGCCGCCGCTGGCCGCGCCACCGACGCTGGATCAGTTGCTGCCGCCGCTGGTGCCCGGCCCCGGGCGCGGGCTGTCGGCGGCGGGCTGGCCGGGCAGTGGCCGGATGGTGGTCCCGGTCGGCGTCGTCGACAAGCCGTTCGAGCAGAGCCGCGATCTGCACGTCGTCGATCTCTCCGGAGCGGGAGGGCACGTCGGCGTCGCGGGTGGGCCGCAGTCCGGCAAGAGCAACCTGCTGCGCACGCTGATCGCCGCCATCGCGCTCACCCACACCCCGGCCGAGGCTCAGTTCTACTGCCTCGACTTCGGCGGCGGTACACTGTCTGCTTTGGACGGTCTGCCGCACATCGGCGGGATCGCGGGCAGGTTGCAGGCCGAACGCGTCGCCCGCACGATCGCCGAGGTGCAGACGCTGCTCGCGGAAAGGGAAAAGCGGTTCGCCGAGTACGAGATCGAGAGCATGGCCGCCTACCGGGAACGGCGCGCCAAGGGCGAGTTCGCCGACGACCCGCACGGCGACGTGTTCCTCGTCGTCGACGGCTGGGGCGCGCTGCGCTCGGAATTCGAGCAGCACGACATGGCGTTGCGGGCGCTGGCCGGTCGCGGTCTCGCCTACGGCGTGCACCTGGTGCTCACCACCAACCGGTGGTCCGATGTGCACAGTGCGCTGCGCGATCAGCTCGGCACGCGGCTGGAACTGCGGCTCGGCGACTCGATCGACTCGGTGATCAACATGCGCAAGGCCGCTCAGGTGCCCCAGATCCCGGGCAGGGGCATGACGCCGGACCAGATGCACTTCCTCGCCGCGGTTCCCCGCATCGACGGACTGGACAACACCGAAGGGCTCGCCGACGCGACGCGCGAACTCGGCGCGGCCGTCGCGGAGAGCTGGTCAGGGCGCCGCGCGCCCTCGGTGCGGATGCTGCCCACCGTGCTGCCCGCCGAAGACCTGCCTGCGGCGTTGCCAGGCCCCAAGGTCGCGCTCGGCGCGGGCGAACTGGACCTCAAACCGGTGTGGCACGACTTCTCCGACCGGCCGCACCTGACGATCGTCGGCGACAGCGCAAGCGGCAAGACCGCGGCACTGCGCCTGATCGCGCGCGCCATCACCTCGGTCTACACCCCGGAGCAGGCGCAGATCCTGATCGTCGACCCGCGACGCACACTGCTGGAGTCCGTGCCGGAGCCCTACCGGCGCGGGGTCGCGGTGTCGGCACCCGCGGCGGAGACGATGGTCCGCGAGGTCACCGAACTGCTGCGCGAGCGCGTGCCCGGCACCGACATCAGCCCGGCGCGGCTACGGCGAAGGGACTGGTGGACAGGCCCCGAGATCTTCGTCCTCGTCGACGACTACGACCTGCTGCTCGGAGCGACGGGCGGACCGTTCACGCCGATGGTGGAACTCGTGCCACAGGCGGCCGACATCGGCCTGCACATGGTGATGGCCCGCGCGGCGGCCGGTTCGAGCCGCTCGGCGATGGAGCCGGTGACGAGGCGGTTGCAGGAATCCAACACGCCTGAACTCGCCCTTTCCATGCCTGCCAACGAGTTGCCGCTGCTCAACGGCTCGCGCGGCAAGCAGTTGCCCCCCGGCAGGGCGCTGCTGGTGACGCGGAGGGACGGAATCGGTTTGCAGATCGGCTGGACGGAGGCTCCGGAATGA
- a CDS encoding S8 family serine peptidase: MRKTLAVLVTACGLVLTAPAALPRAAAQPAGQCTPPSTTAITETSWAQQRMSADRAWPLTKGDVIVGVVDTGVSAEAPVLDGAVLPGTDLSGGTGDGDCFGRGTFIASLIAARPSSDPDVPFAGVAPEARVFPVRVSDDPPKIQDHAGLAVDIGEGIKAAVDGGARVVAVGLVATLDMPELRAAVAYAQQRDVVVVGAAAVPKKGQLAFPARIPGVVAVAPLGQEGPVSQPTYGADPTLAAPAEDLIGVAPQGEGHRVASGDELAVGYVAGAAALVRSYYPALSAAEVVDRLREGADQPSTALPNELIGYGVVNPFSSVTTIPNTEAPGTAPPENLSVPKPVTPDPGPANRALWLAGGITAAALLLAGPTIAAAARRRRAE; the protein is encoded by the coding sequence ATGAGGAAAACGCTCGCGGTGCTTGTCACGGCGTGCGGACTGGTGCTCACGGCACCGGCAGCGCTGCCGAGGGCCGCCGCTCAGCCGGCGGGGCAATGCACGCCGCCTTCGACGACCGCGATCACCGAGACGTCGTGGGCACAGCAGCGGATGAGCGCGGACAGGGCGTGGCCGCTGACGAAGGGCGACGTGATCGTCGGCGTCGTCGACACCGGGGTCAGCGCGGAGGCCCCCGTGCTGGACGGCGCGGTGCTGCCAGGCACGGATCTGTCCGGTGGCACCGGTGACGGCGACTGTTTCGGCAGGGGCACGTTCATCGCGTCGCTGATCGCGGCTCGCCCCAGCTCCGACCCCGACGTGCCGTTCGCCGGTGTCGCCCCGGAGGCCCGCGTCTTCCCGGTCCGCGTCAGCGACGACCCGCCCAAGATCCAGGACCACGCCGGTCTCGCCGTCGACATCGGCGAAGGCATCAAAGCCGCCGTCGACGGCGGAGCCAGGGTCGTCGCGGTGGGTCTCGTTGCGACGCTGGACATGCCGGAACTGCGGGCGGCGGTGGCCTACGCCCAGCAACGGGACGTGGTCGTCGTCGGTGCCGCAGCGGTGCCGAAAAAGGGCCAGCTCGCGTTCCCGGCACGGATTCCCGGCGTCGTCGCCGTCGCCCCCCTCGGTCAGGAGGGCCCGGTGAGCCAGCCGACCTATGGCGCCGACCCGACACTGGCGGCACCGGCGGAGGACCTGATCGGTGTCGCGCCACAGGGCGAAGGACACCGGGTGGCCTCGGGCGACGAACTGGCGGTCGGCTACGTCGCGGGGGCCGCCGCGCTGGTACGGTCCTACTACCCCGCGCTGTCGGCGGCCGAGGTCGTCGACCGGTTGCGCGAAGGCGCCGACCAGCCCTCGACCGCGCTTCCCAACGAACTCATCGGCTACGGCGTGGTGAATCCGTTCTCCTCGGTGACCACCATCCCGAACACCGAGGCACCCGGTACCGCGCCGCCGGAGAACCTGTCGGTACCCAAACCGGTGACCCCCGACCCCGGGCCGGCCAACCGCGCGCTGTGGCTGGCGGGCGGCATCACGGCGGCGGCGCTGCTGCTGGCGGGCCCCACGATCGCGGCAGCCGCCCGGCGGCGGCGCGCCGAGTGA
- a CDS encoding histidine kinase encodes MHRLASLLRSSPLRPPGRAAADLRYGLERTLHDGAVTEISALTLELGVISAATTDEDVRKRLADAQHHVTSILEALREVGSVIYPPVLATTGLGPGLHAVAEGRGLRLRLDLPGTELGAEARSRTGLLIADHLQTLRPGSVVRVRVRGRRLVRVRITDRQPGGGLPRERRAVLRCG; translated from the coding sequence ATGCACCGCCTCGCCAGCCTGTTGCGCAGCAGCCCGCTGCGGCCACCCGGCCGCGCCGCCGCGGATCTGCGATACGGGCTCGAACGAACCCTGCACGACGGTGCCGTCACCGAGATCTCGGCACTGACGCTCGAACTCGGCGTAATCTCGGCGGCGACGACGGACGAGGACGTACGGAAACGGCTGGCCGACGCGCAGCATCACGTCACGAGCATCCTCGAAGCGCTCCGCGAGGTCGGATCGGTGATCTATCCACCGGTGCTGGCCACCACCGGGCTCGGTCCCGGCCTGCATGCCGTCGCGGAGGGCAGAGGACTGCGGCTGCGGCTCGACCTGCCCGGCACCGAACTCGGCGCCGAGGCGCGCTCCCGCACCGGTCTGCTGATTGCCGATCACCTCCAGACGCTGCGGCCCGGTAGCGTGGTGCGCGTGCGTGTGCGGGGGCGACGGCTCGTCAGGGTGAGGATCACCGACCGGCAACCGGGCGGCGGGCTGCCGCGCGAGCGCAGGGCGGTGCTGCGATGCGGGTAG
- a CDS encoding response regulator transcription factor, with amino-acid sequence MRVAIAEDGTLFREGLVLLLEAAGHEVAGCFGEGDALVAAVATDPVDVAILDIRMPPGPDGGLSTAERVRALRPGTGILLLSHYAETHYLTRMLEIGAERIGYRLKERIAGVKVLGDTLDRIAAGEIVIEPVLAQRLVRGGANGDDGPLASLSERETDVLRLMAEGRANNAIAGELFISGKAVEKHIAAIFTKLGLPGDATVHHRRVLAVLAYLQARRIDGSGG; translated from the coding sequence ATGCGGGTAGCGATCGCCGAGGACGGCACGCTGTTCAGGGAAGGGCTCGTGCTGCTGCTTGAGGCTGCGGGACATGAGGTCGCGGGCTGCTTCGGCGAAGGGGACGCGCTGGTCGCGGCCGTCGCCACCGATCCTGTCGACGTCGCGATACTGGACATCCGCATGCCACCCGGTCCCGACGGCGGGCTCAGCACCGCCGAGCGGGTGCGCGCACTGCGCCCCGGGACCGGAATCCTGTTGCTCTCGCACTACGCCGAGACCCACTACCTCACGCGGATGCTGGAGATCGGCGCCGAGCGGATCGGCTACCGGCTCAAGGAACGCATCGCGGGAGTGAAGGTTCTCGGCGACACGCTCGACCGGATCGCGGCGGGTGAGATCGTCATCGAGCCGGTGCTCGCCCAGCGGCTCGTGCGCGGCGGCGCGAACGGGGACGACGGTCCGCTCGCCTCGCTGAGCGAGCGGGAGACCGACGTGCTGCGGCTGATGGCCGAGGGCCGCGCCAACAACGCCATCGCGGGCGAGCTGTTCATTTCGGGCAAGGCCGTCGAGAAGCACATCGCCGCGATCTTCACCAAGCTGGGCCTTCCCGGCGACGCGACGGTGCACCACCGTCGTGTGCTCGCCGTGCTGGCCTATTTGCAGGCAAGGCGAATCGACGGATCGGGCGGCTGA
- a CDS encoding sensor histidine kinase, with amino-acid sequence MRTWERRVADAITGLLMREGPDPDPRELVRVVGETSGAAGCALVIGHRRFHWGEREGSWLEHEVSYDGEVRGLLSFTPDSAGPFPAVAAVLGPLVAAIELAEAADRLRRDGDASARELVDDRWRAAAEMEHQRRSLERDLHDGAQHHLVALRMSLAVAEHAIGAGGGHERVADLLAQLENAERVLVETAAGILPGALVAEGLVAALRAQLSRYDKVTLDVSGLARRYPAPVESAVYFVVLEAVNNARKHARGARVMVAVSDSYQGLEFTVADDGPGFDVTGGGLPGLTTRVASVGGSVQVRSALGAGTTVDGVVPV; translated from the coding sequence GTGCGCACCTGGGAACGGCGCGTAGCCGACGCGATCACCGGCCTCCTCATGCGGGAGGGACCGGACCCGGATCCGCGTGAGCTCGTCCGTGTCGTCGGCGAGACCTCGGGCGCGGCAGGTTGTGCGCTCGTGATCGGGCACCGCCGCTTCCACTGGGGTGAGCGGGAGGGCTCGTGGCTGGAACACGAGGTCAGCTACGACGGCGAGGTACGCGGTCTGCTCTCCTTCACACCCGATTCGGCCGGACCGTTCCCCGCTGTCGCCGCGGTACTGGGGCCTCTTGTCGCGGCGATCGAACTGGCCGAGGCGGCCGACCGGCTGCGCCGCGACGGCGACGCCTCGGCGAGGGAACTGGTCGACGACCGCTGGCGCGCGGCGGCCGAGATGGAACACCAGCGCAGGAGCCTTGAGCGCGATCTGCACGACGGCGCCCAGCACCACCTCGTGGCGCTGCGCATGTCGCTGGCCGTCGCCGAGCACGCGATCGGCGCCGGAGGAGGCCACGAACGCGTCGCGGACCTGTTGGCACAGCTGGAGAACGCGGAGCGGGTACTGGTGGAAACGGCGGCAGGGATCCTGCCGGGCGCGCTGGTGGCCGAAGGGCTGGTTGCGGCGCTTCGCGCTCAGCTGTCCCGGTACGACAAGGTCACGCTCGACGTCTCCGGTCTCGCCCGCCGCTATCCGGCGCCGGTCGAGTCGGCGGTGTACTTCGTGGTGCTTGAGGCGGTGAACAACGCGCGCAAGCACGCGCGGGGAGCCAGGGTGATGGTGGCCGTTTCGGACAGCTACCAGGGCCTTGAATTCACGGTCGCCGACGACGGACCCGGTTTCGACGTGACCGGCGGGGGGTTGCCCGGGTTGACCACACGAGTGGCTTCGGTCGGCGGGAGCGTCCAGGTCCGCTCGGCACTCGGCGCGGGAACGACGGTCGACGGCGTCGTGCCGGTCTGA
- a CDS encoding gas vesicle protein K, translated as MANDNLGAGTGRRLSGHIDTDKDTVERDLMKLVLTIVELLRQLMERQALRRVDEGDLTEEQEERIGLTLMLLDDRLTELTERFGLTENDLNLDLGPLGTLLPR; from the coding sequence ATGGCGAACGACAACCTCGGCGCGGGCACCGGCAGGCGCCTGTCCGGGCACATCGACACCGACAAGGACACGGTGGAGCGGGATCTGATGAAGCTGGTCCTGACGATCGTCGAGCTGCTGCGCCAGCTGATGGAAAGGCAGGCGCTGCGCAGGGTCGACGAGGGCGATCTGACGGAGGAGCAGGAGGAACGGATCGGGCTGACCCTCATGTTGCTCGACGACCGGCTCACCGAGCTGACCGAGCGGTTCGGGCTGACCGAGAACGACCTCAACCTCGATCTCGGGCCGCTGGGGACGCTCTTGCCACGCTGA